A portion of the Choristoneura fumiferana chromosome 20, NRCan_CFum_1, whole genome shotgun sequence genome contains these proteins:
- the LOC141438966 gene encoding F-box/WD repeat-containing protein 4 gives MSDITLIELPFDILSKIFKYLTLAELRHVMLTCKTLKHVIEEDYTIWKAFTSFFVRNSVDNRETVLSAYHLCRISRNWIKGIYKPKIRSHYGKYMPWLKFHNSDAVLLSLGSKLSCYQTNQHGVRDGPYAWNIEVPIVERNDIRTNDISRFILKNNFIVCGNRDGCAIVYEYKGKKQPPRLLHHILDCHNEGRSEVSAVEMIQREDVSVVVTVSSNSPSLCYWNLRRNENDKNLFVSQKYDAFSTITVPSVEGFRCLALNQSQTKLAIGPNGNSKPLLLDVTTSKELSCKDLTPKPEQAVRDAQWHDENLVAYVTHAGNLQFIDTRTYNVVYDAKDPFLVTLYCVKTDGDRAILVGSAAHSRCVLYDRRNARSHVQMYFLSKLSSPIYSLDFDSTRLLAAADLSLACLNFNAKIERRRRRDYSSFNFQVV, from the exons ATGTCAGATATAACATTAATTGAACTTCCTTTTGACATTTTgtctaaaatctttaaatatttaaccCTGGCAGAACTTCGCCATGTAATGCTCACCTGTAAGACATTAAAACATGTGATTGAAGAAGACTATACAATATGGAAGGCTTTCACTAGCTTTTTTGTACGCAATAGTGTTGATAACAG GGAAACGGTACTATCTGCATACCATTTATGCCGCATTTCCCGTAACTGGATTAAAGGAATTTACAAACCG AAAATTCGATCCCACTATGGAAAATATATGCCATGGCTGAAATTTCACAACTCGGATGCTGTGCTATTATCATTAGGGTCAAAACTTAGCTGCTATCAAACAAACCAACATGGCGTCAGAGATGGTCCCTATGCCTGGAATATAGAAGTGCCTATAGTAGAACGAAATGACATACGGACAAATGATATATCACGATTTATCTTGAAGAATAATTTCATTGTCTGTGGTAACAG AGACGGGTGTGCTATTGTATATGAATACAAAGGTAAAAAACAGCCACCGCGGCTTCTCCACCACATCCTAGATTGCCACAACGAGGGCAGATCAGAAGTGTCAGCTGTAGAGATGATTCAAAGAGAGGATGTGTCTGTTGTGGTTACAGTATCCAGTAATAGCCCTTCTCTGTGTTACTGGAATTTAAGAAGgaatgaaaatgacaaaaatttgTTTGTTAGCCAAAAATATGATG CTTTTTCTACTATTACTGTGCCATCAGTAGAAGGCTTTCGATGTTTGGCCCTCAACCAATCTCAAACAAAATTGGCTATTGGTCCCAATGGAAACAGTAAGCCACTTTTACTAGATGTCACAAC TTCCAAAGAGTTATCATGTAAAGATCTGACTCCAAAGCCAGAGCAAGCTGTAAGGGACGCTCAGTGGCATGATGAGAACTTAGTTGCTTATGTCACACATGCAGGAAACTTGCAGTTCATTGATACAAGGACTTACAATGTG GTCTATGACGCAAAAGACCCATTCCTCGTCACTCTGTATTGCGTCAAAACTGACGGTGACCGGGCCATCCTGGTGGGCTCCGCGGCGCACTCCAGGTGTGTGCTGTACGATCGAAGAAACGCTCGCAGTCATGTTCAA atgtattttctttcaaaaCTGTCCTCGCCCATATACAGTCTAGATTTCGACTCCACAAGACTTTTGGCGGCAGCAGACCTTTCTTTGGCCTGTTTAAATTTTAACGCAAAGATTGAGAGAAGGCGGCGGCGAGACTACTCTTCTTTTAATTTCCAAGTTGTTtaa
- the l(3)05822 gene encoding SH3 domain-containing lethal (3) 05822 isoform X1: protein MDLFKQGMKGPTRQAPPVPGFGVNRYSPVTNWNDDPFGADVFEPTPQFGQKKKPPPRPPPPKVNKQPDVPAKPSHFMRKPTVLTSLLSRKSKTTVTTQNHVTVNHSNLIMDSNSEVDASRMFPRCEPKNVQTGALIDLSSPPSSPTFTTRSSSDGLSVDSFSSDATTSTNHHNAFNNGNASQAESGFEDDFDLFLHSRKKMSKEDTLDDFTTVDPFSPPPVSNKPPLLKKPTLNKDLYEVPSTRAPVTLPRGPTIIRAKPARPKPPDNSALLKSTLGNLPFTSMNVNTTTPIQKINNGFGDSFDSKPFSWDREVSPMRESSPPMPREAPPPPPPLDEPETWPEETEDFVDYTADDEEPYAIALFDYFTDHADDLCFSVNSRIRLIRKVDDEWFFGSLRNGAQGLFPANYVEVKVPLAAGAEARRSATALYDFEPDQPGDLRFRHGDTITVLSKLNDEWYYGECNGFKGQFPFNYVQMNS from the exons ATGGATTTATTTAAGCAGG GTATGAAGGGGCCTACTAGGCAAGCTCCTCCTGTGCCAGGGTTTGGTGTCAATCGCTACTCCCCAGTTACTAATTGGAATGATGATCCCTTTGGTGCTGATGTATTTGAGCCCACACCTCAATTTGGACAGAAAAAGAAGCCACCACCAAGACCTCCACCGCCCAAAGTGAACAAACAGCCAGATGTACCTGCCAAACCTTCTCACTTCATGAGGAAGCCTACAGTCCTCACTTCACTCCTGTCTCGGAAAAGTAAAACCACAGTGACCACCCAGAATCATGTAACTGTCAACCATAGCAATTTGATTATGGATAGTAACAGTGAAGTAGACGCTAGTAGAATGTTTCCGAGATGTGAACCGAAAAATGTACAAACAGGAGCACTAATAGACCTCTCATCCCCTCCCAGTTCGCCAACGTTTACCACTAGATCAAGCAGTGATGGTTTAAGCGTGGACAGCTTTAGTTCCGATGCCACTACTTCCACCAACCATCATAATGCATTTAATAATGGGAATGCTTCACAAGCCGAGAGTGGTTTTGAAGATGACTTTGATCTGTTCCTACATTCTAGGAAAAAGATGAGTAAAGAAGACACTCTTGATGATTTCACAACAGTTGATCCATTTTCACCACCGCCAGTGTCCAATAAACCGCCTTTGTTGAAAAAACCAACATTAAACAAAGATTTATATGAGGTACCCAGTACAAGAGCACCTGTGACACTCCCTAGGGGTCCTACTATAATCCGAGCAAAGCCAGCCAGGCCAAAGCCTCCAGACAACTCAGCATTACTGAAGAGCACCCTTGGAAACTTGCCATTTACTTCCATGAATGTTAACACAACAACTCCCATACAGAAGATAAATAATGGATTTGGAGATAGCTTT GATTCAAAACCATTCTCTTGGGACCGGGAAGTGTCCCCAATGAGAGAGAGTTCGCCCCCTATGCCGCGcgaggcgccgccgccgccgccgccgctcgaCGAGCCCGAGACGTGGCCTGAAGAGACAGAGGACTTCGTTGACTACACCGCGGACGATGAAGAGCCCTACGCCATAGCCCTTTTCGACTACTTCACTGATCATGCCGATGATTTGTGCTTTTCG GTGAATTCCAGAATACGGCTTATAAGGAAAGTCGATGACGAGTGGTTTTTCGGGAGCCTCCGCAACGGGGCGCAGGGGCTCTTCCCCGCTAACTACGTGGAGGTGAAAGTGCCTCTCGCGGCGGGTGCGGAGGCCCGGCGGAGCGCCACGGCGCTCTACGACTTCGAGCCCGACCAGCCCGGCGACCTACGGTTCCGGCACGGAGACACCATCACAGTCCTCTCTAAACTCAACGACGAATGGTACTATGGGGAATGTAACGGATTCAAAGGACAGTTCCCTTTCAACTACGTTCAAATGAACTCGTGA
- the l(3)05822 gene encoding SH3 domain-containing lethal (3) 05822 isoform X2, with the protein MKGPTRQAPPVPGFGVNRYSPVTNWNDDPFGADVFEPTPQFGQKKKPPPRPPPPKVNKQPDVPAKPSHFMRKPTVLTSLLSRKSKTTVTTQNHVTVNHSNLIMDSNSEVDASRMFPRCEPKNVQTGALIDLSSPPSSPTFTTRSSSDGLSVDSFSSDATTSTNHHNAFNNGNASQAESGFEDDFDLFLHSRKKMSKEDTLDDFTTVDPFSPPPVSNKPPLLKKPTLNKDLYEVPSTRAPVTLPRGPTIIRAKPARPKPPDNSALLKSTLGNLPFTSMNVNTTTPIQKINNGFGDSFDSKPFSWDREVSPMRESSPPMPREAPPPPPPLDEPETWPEETEDFVDYTADDEEPYAIALFDYFTDHADDLCFSVNSRIRLIRKVDDEWFFGSLRNGAQGLFPANYVEVKVPLAAGAEARRSATALYDFEPDQPGDLRFRHGDTITVLSKLNDEWYYGECNGFKGQFPFNYVQMNS; encoded by the exons ATGAAGGGGCCTACTAGGCAAGCTCCTCCTGTGCCAGGGTTTGGTGTCAATCGCTACTCCCCAGTTACTAATTGGAATGATGATCCCTTTGGTGCTGATGTATTTGAGCCCACACCTCAATTTGGACAGAAAAAGAAGCCACCACCAAGACCTCCACCGCCCAAAGTGAACAAACAGCCAGATGTACCTGCCAAACCTTCTCACTTCATGAGGAAGCCTACAGTCCTCACTTCACTCCTGTCTCGGAAAAGTAAAACCACAGTGACCACCCAGAATCATGTAACTGTCAACCATAGCAATTTGATTATGGATAGTAACAGTGAAGTAGACGCTAGTAGAATGTTTCCGAGATGTGAACCGAAAAATGTACAAACAGGAGCACTAATAGACCTCTCATCCCCTCCCAGTTCGCCAACGTTTACCACTAGATCAAGCAGTGATGGTTTAAGCGTGGACAGCTTTAGTTCCGATGCCACTACTTCCACCAACCATCATAATGCATTTAATAATGGGAATGCTTCACAAGCCGAGAGTGGTTTTGAAGATGACTTTGATCTGTTCCTACATTCTAGGAAAAAGATGAGTAAAGAAGACACTCTTGATGATTTCACAACAGTTGATCCATTTTCACCACCGCCAGTGTCCAATAAACCGCCTTTGTTGAAAAAACCAACATTAAACAAAGATTTATATGAGGTACCCAGTACAAGAGCACCTGTGACACTCCCTAGGGGTCCTACTATAATCCGAGCAAAGCCAGCCAGGCCAAAGCCTCCAGACAACTCAGCATTACTGAAGAGCACCCTTGGAAACTTGCCATTTACTTCCATGAATGTTAACACAACAACTCCCATACAGAAGATAAATAATGGATTTGGAGATAGCTTT GATTCAAAACCATTCTCTTGGGACCGGGAAGTGTCCCCAATGAGAGAGAGTTCGCCCCCTATGCCGCGcgaggcgccgccgccgccgccgccgctcgaCGAGCCCGAGACGTGGCCTGAAGAGACAGAGGACTTCGTTGACTACACCGCGGACGATGAAGAGCCCTACGCCATAGCCCTTTTCGACTACTTCACTGATCATGCCGATGATTTGTGCTTTTCG GTGAATTCCAGAATACGGCTTATAAGGAAAGTCGATGACGAGTGGTTTTTCGGGAGCCTCCGCAACGGGGCGCAGGGGCTCTTCCCCGCTAACTACGTGGAGGTGAAAGTGCCTCTCGCGGCGGGTGCGGAGGCCCGGCGGAGCGCCACGGCGCTCTACGACTTCGAGCCCGACCAGCCCGGCGACCTACGGTTCCGGCACGGAGACACCATCACAGTCCTCTCTAAACTCAACGACGAATGGTACTATGGGGAATGTAACGGATTCAAAGGACAGTTCCCTTTCAACTACGTTCAAATGAACTCGTGA
- the LOC141438994 gene encoding cysteine-rich hydrophobic domain-containing protein 2: MADFDAIYPDETESEENIEETHVTLVPDPIIVRGAGNMTVFGLSNRFHAEFPSGLQSRVAPEEYQATVARINSVLKKTLPVNVKWLFCGCVCCCCTLGCSLWPVICLSKRTQHSLNKLLEWENSRLYNKLGLRWRLTKQHCDSSSMMEYVLLIEFIPRIPIYRPD; this comes from the exons ATGGCAGATTTTGATGCAATTTACCCTGATGAGACTGAAAGTGAGGAGAATATAGAAGAAACTCATGTGACATTAGTGCCTGATCCAATAATCGTGCGGGGAGCTGGTAACATGACAGT TTTCGGTTTAAGTAACCGGTTTCACGCTGAGTTCCCATCAGGGCTGCAGTCTCGTGTGGCCCCAGAAGAATACCAGGCCACAGTGGCACGCATCAACAGCGTGCTAAAGAAAACTCTACCTGTCAATGTCAAATGGCTGTTCTGTGGCTGTGTCTGCTGCTGCTGTACCCTCGGATGCTCTCTCTGGCCCGTCATTTGTCTTAGTAAAAGG ACGCAGCACTCGTTGAACAAGCTTCTAGAGTGGGAAAATAGTCGGCTGTACAACAAATTAGGGCTCCGCTGGCGGCTCACCAAGCAGCACTGCGATTCCTCCTCCATGATGGAGTATGTCCTGCTCATCGAGTTCATCCCCCGAATACCCATCTACAGGCCGGACTAG
- the LOC141438897 gene encoding larval cuticle protein A2B-like yields the protein MKFLALALIAVWWQAAAGVVPVSPYGYARPALAPLAVPHPYAVPAVARVASVAPVDEYDPNPQYSYAYDIQDALTGDSKSQQESRSGDVVQGSYSLVEPDGTRRVVEYTADPHNGFNAVVHKEPLGAVKAVAPAYIH from the exons ATGAAG TTCTTAGCTCTCGCCCTGATCGCGGTGTGGTGGCAGGCGGCCGCCGGCGTGGTCCCGGTGTCCCCGTACGGGTACGCGAGGCCTGCGTTGGCGCCGCTCGCCGTGCCGCATCCGTACGCCGTGCCCGCGGTCGCACGCGTCGCGTCCGTCGCTCCCGTCGACGAGTATGACCCTAACCCGCAGTATTCGTACGCGTATGACATCCAGGATGCATTGACTG GCGACTCCAAGAGCCAGCAGGAGTCTCGCTCCGGCGACGTGGTGCAAGGTTCGTACTCGCTGGTGGAGCCGGACGGCACGCGCCGCGTCGTGGAGTACACCGCCGATCCCCACAACGGGTTCAACGCCGTCGTGCACAAGGAGCCCCTGGGCGCCGTAAAGGCCGTTGCTCCCGCTTACATCCACTAA